The Falco biarmicus isolate bFalBia1 chromosome 7, bFalBia1.pri, whole genome shotgun sequence genome contains the following window.
AAGATTTTTATGGTGGAGCCGAGTAAACCTGGTGACTCCATAGCAGTGAAAAAGGGACCCTGCTCATACAGTTCCGCTGCCCCCGCACCAGTTATGAAACTTGCCTGACCTCTCAGTGAGTGTTTTCAGTTTGCTAACCCAGAAGAAAactattcttttttcccccaactcTGTTTTTGCTATTTTAGCAAGTTGAAACAATATGCTAGGTTGTCTGACAAATACTGTGGTGGCaaatgagaagcagcaggagtATGTTGCCAGGAGTAGGAATTGTCTTTTTGGTGGTAGCGAGCAATTAAATAAGCTCAGCTGTCTTGTGAAAGCCGAGCTCCACAAACAGCCTTGTAACCTGATCTGTGACTTGAGAAATCCACTGTCCATTCAGGAAAGCCTGTAGAGGTGACCCAGACCATCTAGTCTGTAAGATTTAggtgtttaaataaaattattagcttttttcatgctgtaaaATGTAGATTTGGAATTGACAGCTTTTCTGAGTCAGTAAAAAGGCATCAATAGTGTTGCTGGAAACGCCAAAGTGAGAGTTTGTTATTCTCGCTTTGCTTGATCTCTGTTATTTGGAATACTATGGCTAAAGAGAAAACTGTTATCTTTGAGTTGCTTGGGTGGCCTAAGATAAGAAGGAGGCAGATGTTCAAATTATTTGCAAGAGCCAGCTAGAATGACAGTCTTGCCTCCCTTCACCACTgtcaccccccaaaaaataaacttaTGAACTtaatcttgctttttctttgaattattcTGAAAGAGTACGTagagagggaaaaaatccttcaaatAACTGGGGAAATTCTGCAGCAAGATGAAATACAGTTGCTTAATTGTAGCATGTGAGATCTAAATTGGCTCTAGGCAGAAAGGTGGATGCTTATGCAAAGCCCAGGAATTGAATTGCTCTTTTCAAACTGGGTGTCTAAAACTCTCTTACCTTGTCATTGTTAACTTAATCTACTCTCAGAAAAGTTGTTAGCTCTGATATATCACAGGCTTTAGTCTACTGACAAGATAACACAGTAAGTTCTATACTGTAAATTCAGCTGTAATGTAACTGGTTTCAATTAACTGTAATGTTTTACGTGCCAAACCATCTGTTTTTAGGGTTTTTGAGAACTTTCACAAGCCTCTGTATTATTCTGTTTCAAGATTACAATACACACTGTGAACTTAACGTTTCTAGCAGTGTTAAAACAGGAGTTTCAAAAATATTATATCAAATTGACGTTTCAAAACAAATAAGACACTTTGTTCAAGATGAAAACTGTAATGAAGTGTGATAACTATTGTTGACTGTTTGCTGCCATTGGTAAAGCTGCAGTAATAGCTAATACGTCATTTCTCTTCACTGCTTCCAGAACCATTCCAGCAGAAGAGGCAGTCTGCAAACATACAGAGCTGAAGAGCAGCCTGCACATCCAGTGGTACGTCACTCTCCAGAAAACCACAGGCTTGTGTTGCAAAGAAGCTGAAAgattttcttcatgtaaaacttatttttgtaGACTATGTGTTACGTGCTGACATTTTAGATGAGATTTGGCCTTCTGCTTCTGGCAGCTGTCCTGACAAAATTGCAATTATAAGTCTAGCAAGATTGGAGTTCCGTCATAAAGCTTTCATATTCCaactttgtggttttggtttaaCATTAGCTTAATGCATGGATAGAGCCTGTAGAAGGAAGTAGTCTTCCCATGAAAGtatgagttttgtttttcaaatcaTTTGCTTTGTAATTAAGGTAGGATGGTGGTACAGCTTTTATGTTTTCACGGTGACGCTGCAAACTGTGAGCTCATAGCCAGAAGTACTAGGCTGGATCAGCCATGCCTAAACCAGGTTTATAAATTAATCCTCTTAGATGAGGAgcttgaattaaaaaacaaaaaacaaacaaaaaaacccaacaaaacaaccaaccaattGTTACTTCATACTGTTCAGTAAGGACTTAAGttctgcttttctattttatccAATCTGCAAAAATCATGACCGTCTGGATTatagttttgttgttttaatttggCAGAGGAAAGCCTTTTCACAGTTTCATAATTTTCTTAACTGTTTTTCTTCCGTTATCACTAATATTTAGTTACTACCTACTTCATCCGGATTACCCCCAGGCTGGGAAGAGCGACAAGATGAAAAAGGGAGGTCTTACTATATAGATCACAATTCTAGAACCACTACCTGGATTAAGCCAGTTGTACAGGTACTGTCTGTCTTCTAATTTACTGatctatttattaatttaaccTTTTAAACATCTCACATAATAGCAGTAAAGTTTAGAGAACTCTTTGAAATAGAATATGTGAAAGGCATAAATGGTAAAGCACTACATAAAGTATCTGAGAGAATGCAACAAGAGATAGGAACAGTATTATTTTACTACTAATTATTAATACTATTACCAAGAAAGCCTTCTGGAGAGTTATAGCTGATTGAGAAGCCTGAAAGACTTCTTTCAACCTTGGTAGCATAATCAGTGATTGTTAGTCAATGTTATTGATATTAGACTAAACAAATCTATGTCTGGCACTTGCTTTATGAAACTGCGTTCGTGAGtcaaaaatacagataaatagaaaaaaatattgctctACAGGgctttgatttgattttttttttttccccatttaccTTAGACTGCTGTGGAAACAGGTCAGTTGTCAGCTGTGCAAAGTATTCCTGTAGGAAGACAACCACAAGCAACATCAAGTGATTCATCACAACAGTcttctcagcagcagcctgaaacGGAGCAAGGATTTCTCCCTAAAGGCTGGGAAGTCCGACATGCACCCAATGGGAGACCATTCTTTATTGACCACAATACCAAAACGACAACATGGGTAATGGGAAACTGCTGTCATGAACTGAAATTTTAGTTTCTCACAAGtcaaagctttgctgctttcagCAAGCTTCTGTAGGTTTCTTTACTGCCAAGATAACTGTGTCGTGTCTGTTAAGGAACatatgtaataaaaatgtgaacTCATTTAAAATACCTATCGTGGGTAGAACAGGGTGAATTTTACGAACTGTATTGGTACTTGAAAATTTAGCTCAGAAGGAGGAAAACACTGATGTGTATAGGAATCCATTTCACAGATACAAAGCATCTCCTAGATGACACCTCTGTTGTAACTGTAGAACTGTGATAGCTTATATGTGCTGTTAACAGAAATCAGTTTTGTAAGTGTTCCTGCAACAGGAAATGTTACTTCAAATTTACGACATGGTACAGTGCCCAATACAAATTTCTTGAGGAAGCAGGCCAGGTGTAGCTACAAGATGGATGCGGGGTTGTACAGCTACAGTTCCACAGAGTGGCACTGCACGCCACTAAGCAGTGCTGATAGATCGACTTAAGTATTTAGAGTAGGTCACTGTTACTGTGAAAGAGATACAGGAATGCATTAAATTGattcaaaattaatattaatttcttcagGATTACAGAAAGACCTCATTTAACACAAACACCTTCCCCCTAcccccctaaaaaaaaccaaaccaaacaatgaaaaatcccaaccaccaaaccccaaaagcaCAAGGTGTGCCAGGAACAATGCAAAAAGATTAATTTGACTCAATTACACTAAAATTGAGTTGAatgaaggattttaaaataaatttacatataaaaaagTGAGAGGTCATTAGAAGACGATTGTGCACGCTGGAGGAATGAGAATCCCCAAGGAACTACTTGGCTGCAGAATACGCAACAATTATCTAGTTGGTACTAGGCATATTCTTTATGCAATCAttaacaaacaggaaaaaataataaaaaaaagattttaacatgctgtttgttttgttttcaaaggaagatCCAAGACTGAAAATTGCTGCTCATCCAAGGAGAAAGGCGTCCCTAGATCCAGTAGACCTGGGTCCATTACCAGTAAGTAAACTGTTTTATACTTGTTTTGCAAATACAACAATTTAAATACTTAAACTAGCACCATTGAAACTTGCACATGAGAAAATGCAGCCTGctttttttatgcaaattttgaatatttgaaaatattttgaattccAATGCTGAGAGTAGATGGAGGGGGTGAATGCCCCCAGCTGCAGATGTTGTTGAGTTGTATGCAAACTATATGGTCAGAAATTTATAATAAAAGTGTCGTCGTCTTACAGCCAGGGTGGGAAGAGAGAACTCACACAGATGGAAGAATATTCTTCATAAATCACAGTATGTACAATGTAGTATTCTCCCCGCactcataattttatttctgaacatTATCTAAATTAATGAAACTAATCACAAAATCTCTTGCAGATACAAAGAGAACACAATGGGAGGATCCTCGACTGCAGAATGTGGCAATAACTGGACCAGTAAGCTTTCCTTATGTAGCcttacatatttttcaaaatattgttAATGGAATCCAAACAAACTATTGTCATTTACTAGTGAGTTGTTCTAGAAGATGAAACTTCCAGGGTGCTTGAAcaaggcatttttatttctttctaaagacTGTTTAGAAAGCTTTCTGTGGAAATGGTCTTTAAATGCCAGAAAAAGATCAGTTCCCATAGCAGTAAGGAAGTTTCCTTATAGACTGGAGGGGGGGTTTGAAGTGGGgtagaaactttatttttttttttatccacagTGTTCAATATAAAACTAGCTCAATCCATGAAGTAAACttgaaaacaaggagaaaacaaggaaagacaaaaagaaagaaagaaagaaaaaaaaggcagtgaaatggctttaaaaggaatgaaattaatttccaactgaaaaataattatctaCCCTTGATACTTAATCTGAAGTGCAAAATTACCAGGACTAATTGCAAAGATGGTACACATTATAATTATAGATGGGTTTTAGTGTTCAACTGATATCTGTGTTTATTAATAGCCCACATATGTAAACAACCTTCTCTGTCCATGGAAAATAGGGGTGTTTGTAGCCAGGTCTCTCATGATACAGCAAGGAGAGACTTCGTGTTATGTAAGTCACCAGAGGCATTTTGGTCACTTCGATCTGGGCCAGTCACATCAGCTAACAGTAAAGTATAGGATAAATTCTATGGAACGGATCAGAACAAATGATCTGAACGAAGGAGTACTTTTCATTCTAGATGTTTTGAACTGACCATATATTCATAAACTGAAAGTCTTCTGATAGTTAGTAAAACACATATTCCTGTTTTCTCAGAACTTCAGTGTATGTCTATGCTTCATAAATGTAGACTAGTTTATATTACATTAATTGTTTGAGTATGTCaggtgctttttcttttggtttttatttttttattattattattttcccaaGGCTGTGCCTTACTCCAGGGACTATAAGCGGAAGTACGagttcttcagaaagaaattgaaGAAACAGGTTAGTAATCTGTAGGAATCCAGCAGAAATTTATGTCCCTAAACAAAGGGAAGCTTAGGTTACAGTGAAAAGAAATTGGAACTTTGTAACCTGCTTATGGAAGATAGATTTACAGTCTGATCAAGAATACATTTGTGAAACAGCAACTTGGTGACAATTAGCATTTAATCTAACAGTAGGTTTTGTGACTTTACGCAGTGATGAGACTGCAAGCAATCTAATTGAAAAAGTAGAAATTCTAAAAGGTTAAGAAACGTTGTAAACCTGGAAGTAGGGTGGCAACAGAAAAGTTTGGAAATCACTGACCTAGCAAATACTAGTTTTTGGAACTCTGAATATGGAAATAGAAGTTCTCAGAATAGATTTTAGACTGTCCAGATAGAAAGCTGTACTGTCATCTTGATCAGGCTAGATAACTGTAATAAATTGTTATAGCCTTAATATCTGAAGTTTATGAATGTCATTTGCAAGTTCTAGCTTGAAGTGGCAGTGCCAGATGTATTTATAACACATAGCATAAAAGACTGTAAATAGCATCTGCATATCCAGATAACAATGAGTCTCTGCACAACTGCAATCAAATTGGGTAGCCTTGGaagatattttatatatatatatatatatatataaaaaatagcCTTTGAGCTTAGACCCATACTTTGCCTTTTACCTACCAAGTAAATAGGGCTACCTTTAGCCTTTCTGAAACCTGTATCTTTTGAATGGACACATAAATTGCACACGATTATATATGCATCTACTTTTTGTGTTCCTAGTCAAACAAGCTTGGCATTCATTGAAATGTCATTATCGTGAGCTGAAAAGTGATAGACAACTCAGCTACACAATATATTCTGAGTAATGTAAGAgttaaatgtgtatttaaagCTTGTATTACTGCTGCCTTTTAAACATTCACAAATACCTCAATGACAGTTAGTGACAGATTGATTTATACTGAGATTTAATTACTGAATACTCATTTTAATCAGCTAAGTTTGGTTTTAgtaattgattttattattgcttCAACTTTTTTCTGAGAAGTTGATTTGCAactaaaaccaggaaaatatatatttttttttttttaatttggggatattttgctattttctgaaaggatgaaaaagaCCCATATCTCATAGTCACCATGTAAACTAGCGATAAAACATGGCACAGAATTCTGCAGCTTGGAGAATGACAAATAATATGTTCCTCTActcaaagtaattatttttttgtttgtggatCAAGCTGTTGTTGGATACAAATAGGCATTACATTTAAATGCAGCATTCTATTTTATTGGCGGGGGGGGAACAGGTTATATTATTTTAGGAgtgtaagaaaataaagaagcatATCTGAACACGTGCACTTCAGagttatttattaaatatttctgtattcaaaAATTTGTTATTTCTACTGAGTGTGACTAGCtctttgaaatctgaaatacattGAGTTTCATTGCATGATCCTAATCTAGGCATAGAGCAGCATGAGCTGAAATTTCCTGTTCCCACTTTCACTGAATTTCTCAGTTTTGCCTGAAGTAAATGCTGAAAACAAGTGAAAtcaagaaaatactttgttctcATATGATTTAATGATTCAGCAAAGTTTAGTCCTCGTTTATTACGGGCTTACTCTGAAAGCTCAGCAGCAAATATGAGCTTggatatttatatttaaatatcttcCTGGTATGATAGATTGTGATTTGTTGCTGTTACTTCATATTTGAAGggcactgatttttattttaatactgtagGAATACTTGTGTGTCATTATATGTCTTAGGAGAATGAGACACCTAGCCTAATAGTTAGAATATTGAACTAGAACATGTCAGGTAAAATtgttccaaaaataattttatttataaactgaGATGCTTTTTTAATCAAGCTTATAATATGGcaaattttcagtgttaaaaaggATTCCATGCCTTGCTGCATATAGAACAACTGAGTATATACTGTTACCCCTAAGAACATACTTTAACCCTATCTTCTTCATGTGAAATAGAACTTAGTACCCAAAACTTTCCATGTGAGTTGAATCTCATGTAATTAGAGGCTCTTGTCAATCATATCATGTTATGTTTGCAAATTTTTAAGAACAGGATTTGCATGCCATTCTTTGTTTACAGAATTTGCATACTCTGCAAGACTGAAAGATgctgggttttcttctgttattctatgtcttcattttttaatatatttttatttctagagtGATATTCCGAATcgatttgaaatgaaaattcatcGCACAACAATCCTCGAAGATTCTTACAGAAGAATTATAGCTGTAAAGAGAGCAGATTTCCTTAAAGCAAGACTTTGGATTGAATTTGATGGTGAAAAAGGTTTAGACTATGGAGGAGTGGCCAGGGAAtggttcttccttctctctaaaGAAATGTTTAATCCTTATTATGGATTGTTTGAATATTCAGCTACGTAAGTAATACAGGTTTGGAAGACGTGAAGACTATTTAGGGAAAGGAGATCAATTGTATTTCTCATGCCTACCTTCAGAATGGAAttgcttcccccaccccaaactgTATAGGGGCGTTTAGCTGTAAATGCCTGCGATGTTTTGCACCTAGTTCTTTGTTTGACAGGAGAATAATGTGGAAACAGTacctgtgtttgtttttttccagcagtctAACCTAAGCCATGTCATCTTTGCATAGACAAGTATATGCTTGTACTATTTACAGAAGAGGCAGTATTTAACAAATAACACAGGGAATGTTATTCTGATAACTTTAAAATCAATAGGAGTTAATCCTTTCTTTTTGGTATATCTCTAACTTAGAAAGATAATTCGTGGTGTTTCAAAACTGTTATTTCTGTTATGCTAATAGAATCACCTACTGAGTATTGTTTAATATTAGATTAGTGATTCACTAATCcaaattgattatttttttcaacttcatGAAAAGTAACACCTGATTTAACCAGCAGTGTCTTTTGGACCTTCAAATATGGGACTGTTCCAATAGTACAacatcttgtttttcttttttcttccctactcCATCCCTCAACTTCAGAGATAACTATACTCTCCAGATCAATCCAAACTCTGGACTTTGCAATGAAGATCATCTCTCTTATTTCAAGTTTATAGGTCGTGTAGCTGGAATGGCTGTTTACCATGGCAAACTTTTGGATGGTTAGTATTTATTGTatgtaatatatttaaattattattgtacctattttgaattttaagttACATACTGTTCAACTTATTTGTTCTTctttaaagccttttttattCGTCCTTTTTACAAGATGATGCTCCAAAAACCAATAACGCTTCATGATATGGAGTCTGTGGTATGTAATTTGCTTTATCATCTACGTTAGGCTTTCATGTCcgtattaatttttttaatacatctttAATGAAATAGTGAAGGTTGAAAGTGCATGATTCAAAGAAATTTTAGGCTGCATCTTTTGTAAGTCTGTAAGTTATATAGGATTTAAAACTTCCAAGGAAAATCAGAGACCTGAACTATGGTTTAAGTTAAGCTGTATTGAAAACTTGTCTCTAAACTTTCTATGATGTactcttgaaatatttttagacaCTAAGGTTCCTAATATTGAATAATAAACATCTTCGGGACCCCTGTCTCAACGAGTTTGTTAAATtaggtttgtgggttttgataactaaaaagaaatgtattctTATATGTTCAGAGACTGAAAATATTAACAAGTGAGTACAGTGTAAACCTTTTAGAGGGGAACATGGCCCttacaattttcttcttttttttgtttccctggtAATGGTATGATGGTTCTTATCTAGAATAGTTATGGACAGAGTGATTTTTATTCAGTCTCTTTAATCtataactgatttttctgtcctttaagAATACAGAATATAGTTCCTATCTGTTTCTGAGTAATAGCTTTGTAATGTGTCctggttattttttccttttctttttttcttgtaccaTAAAATTAtgggatggtttgggttggaaggaaccttgaagatcacctagttccagtccccccgccatgggcagggacaccttccaccagaccaggttgctcaaagctaCATCCcacctggccttgggcactgccagggatggggcatccacagctgctctgggcaacctgttcctgtgtctcaccaccctcacagtggaGAAGTTCCTCCTAATACCTAACCGAAACCTACTCTCTTTCactttaaagccattaccccttgttctgtcactttatgcctttgtaaaaagttcctctccagctttcctgtcggcccctgtaggtgctggcaggctgctctaAGTTCCCCCTagagcctccttttctccaggctgaacagccccaactctctcaacctgtcttcataggagaggtgcttcagcccctgatcatctttgtggcttCCTTTGGATCTGCTTGAGCcggtccatgtctgtcttgtgctgGGACCCTAGAGCTGAACGCAGTACCCCAGGTGGGGTCTTACAAGAGCAGAGTAGGGAAGAAGAATCGCCTCCCTTGACatgctggtcatgcttcttttgatgcagcccaggatgtgaTTTTGCTTTATCTTAATTTTCATTCCCTAAGGCTCTTTGTAGTAATGTCTGACAATAAAGGGAAGTTAAATACAGGATGAGAGACAGAGAAGAGTCCACAATACATTACTTCCAATAATGCTTTTACATCACCATTTTGCTACGTGAGAGTTTTTTGGACTTGAGATTGCTGAGTCTTCAGGTTTCAGATGTCTTTGTAGCTTTGTACAGTTGCAGTGTCTTTGTATCCAATACAGGATTATCCTAGGTAGCAGCATTTACTGGGCAGTAACGGGGCCTCTTGTAGCTTAAAAAGCGGCTACTCTATTTTGTATTTACTGTTTTGTAATTCTCTCTCTTAGGATAGTGAATATTACAATTCTCTGAGATGGATTCTTGAAAATGATCCAGCGGAACTGGACCTTAGATTTATCGTTGATGAAGAACTTTTTGGTCAGGTTAGTATGTTTATGTAAAGTAGAATAGACAAAACAcgaaagaaaatatttgaccTGTGAAATTAGCTGATTTTATCTGTATGGTACTAAGAAAAACCCTTCATTCACAGTCATGTTGGTTTGTTCACTCAGCTGCTGTGTTTAGCTGGCACATGCTCAGGCAGTGCTCTTAGCCTGGCTGTGATGTGATAAAGGATTTGGAAATaagcagagctttaaaaaatgaCTCGTGCTTTTTTCTTAAGTAATACTTGTATTGAAATGTAGCTGTTGCTGTGAATGCAACTGAGACTAAGATATCCATAGTCCCATTAGTAATCTGGAGTAGAGACTGGTTTTCTGTGATTGGCTGGAATAGATAAGCTCTTTTGGAAATGATTGGAATCATAAATTTCACTGGGAGATAataatagggtttttttctaagatgTACTAGAAAACTATGGAGTAAACAAGTTTGTTGTGTGGAGAGCTATCCAAGATAAGTCGTGTAGAAATACCACAGGTATTGAATAAAAATTGCAAATTATGGGTGTCAGCTAGATCCAAGTAGGACAGTAGCCTTTGTGGTCTTGTGTAACTAAATTGACCTTAAGTAGAAGCGTGAAAATGTACATCCATAATAAAGTAGAAATCAGATATTTGTCTACTGAGGTTCTATATTGCATATATGCATAACGTTGTTATGCATATTGATTCACTTATTTAACGGAACCATTGCTGaaattgttctgtgtttttccttgAGATTTGGAAAAATGGCTGGGTCACTGAATATGCACTTGGTGAAGTCCACATTACTGAAAACTCGTGTGCAAATCTGGCAGCCCTGAATaacacttgttttaaaaaaatatataaataaaatcaacCAAATTCTGTTTATTCAGGTGAACTGTGACACCAATTCTGACTCTTATAGTTTTCAAATCCTGCACTCTTCAAGAGTGAACTAAATTACACAATACTGATGTATGAATTCTGTCACATACTTATTTAAGACCTATTCTATGTATCACATTTTAGACCCATCAACATGAACTGAAAAGTGGTGGATCAGAAATAGTTGTCACCAACAAGAACAAGAGAGACTACATTCAGTAAGTAGTGGTCACTGTGTGTGACGTGTCTTACCGGATTGCCCCTCTAGTAATAGGGGCTGTGTGTTAGTTGTATTAACAAGAGGAAGCTGTTGCTTTGTGtataaattgcttttattttaaatgtttttggttttgttttttttttttacagtcttgTAATCCAGTGGAGATTTGTGAGCAGAGTACAGAAACAAATGGCAGCCTTTAAAGAGGTATAGCTTTAATTACTACAGAAATTCTAAGAATTTGTACTATCTAATCTTAAGACAAGCTTATTTGGACATCCTGAAGACCCACAGATAATATTGCTACAAGTATAAAAAAGGTGGTGATACTGTTTGTCCACTTTGAATTATTTCagcctttaaaatctttttgatatatttttactGAGGTGTTTAATTCACACTGAGAAATCTGTTTATTTCTCAATCCTGGCTGACAGCTTTGGCTGTAGTGCAATCAGTTTAATGaattctgcagaaatgaaaattaattctattagTTTGATTTAAACTAGCTGGTTTATCCTTACATGCAATATAATTTACACAAGTATGATATTCAGACTTGCATATTCACCATTCAGTGTTGCACAATAAAGATAAGTCAGAATTAAAGTACTGTAACTGAACTGGGGGCTGCTGGTGTtcaaaaatctgtatttgaTGTATTGCTTTGGCTCTGTTTATTAAAGCATCTAAATATTGTTCTTAGTGAACAAAAACGCTAAAATAATGttgacttgattttttttttaaaaaaaacatcccTCATCTTTTTAGGGCTTTTTTGAACTAATACCACAGGAtctgattaaaatatttgatgaaAATGAGCTAGAGGTAAGTGTTtcatggaaaaggaaacaaattatGTTGAAATTTAATGTTACTGACTTAAActtttggtggtgtttgttttggtgtttttttttttatctgtgtaGTTATTAATGTGTGGACTCGGAGATGTGGATGTGGCTGATTGGAAACtacatacaaaatacaaaaatggcTACAACATAAACCATCAAGTAATACAGTGGTTCTGGAAGGTATTATgaaattctgattatttttttttaacttagaaCCTACTCAAAAGCTGTAGCATTTCAGCTATGCTAGTTTATAATGCAATTCATTAATAGGTAGGTAAATATTTGACCATTAAGACTCCTGAGAAAGTAAGAAAACTATAGATGAGATGCATGGTAAGAATGTAAATACACTACTGATACttgctttttccaaaaaatCCATGTCTGACTGgggttaaaaatatttctgtgtagGTTTTTCTGGCATGGTTACACTAAAGAGGTGTTAAACTCTTCTGTTTAATAAATTACAGGAGTTTGGCTGCTAGTTCATAACATCAGGAAACTTCAAAGAAAGTAGGGGCCAAATCTTTCAGGGAAGTATTTCAACAGCCTGCTTAGCCAGTAACCGTACTCCTGTTACAGTGTCATTAAAAAATTGTTGACTTAATGTCTTTTAGCAATAGGCAGAGAACTGTGTGtcactaca
Protein-coding sequences here:
- the NEDD4 gene encoding E3 ubiquitin-protein ligase NEDD4 isoform X2; this translates as MAASPVEVFGLPGEEENTRIVRVKVIAGIGLAKKDILGASDPYVKVTVYDPVNGVLTSVQTKTIKKSLNPKWNEELLFRVNPQKHRLLFEVFDENRLTRDDFLGQVDIPLYQLPTENPSMERPYTFKDFVLHPRSHKSRVKGHLRLKMTYLPKSSGSEEENTEQAEDLEPGWIILDQPDAASQPQQQQQEPPPLPSGWEERQDILGRTYYVNHEFRRTQWKRPTAQDSVAVADIGSVQLEAQHVFTHRRQISEDTENLDNRDSPESWEIITEDEATMYSNQNVQIPLSQSNCDIQSHLAEELNTRLTTSGSSATGQSAAYTNHSSRRGSLQTYRAEEQPAHPVLLPTSSGLPPGWEERQDEKGRSYYIDHNSRTTTWIKPVVQTAVETGQLSAVQSIPVGRQPQATSSDSSQQSSQQQPETEQGFLPKGWEVRHAPNGRPFFIDHNTKTTTWEDPRLKIAAHPRRKASLDPVDLGPLPPGWEERTHTDGRIFFINHNTKRTQWEDPRLQNVAITGPAVPYSRDYKRKYEFFRKKLKKQSDIPNRFEMKIHRTTILEDSYRRIIAVKRADFLKARLWIEFDGEKGLDYGGVAREWFFLLSKEMFNPYYGLFEYSATDNYTLQINPNSGLCNEDHLSYFKFIGRVAGMAVYHGKLLDAFFIRPFYKMMLQKPITLHDMESVDSEYYNSLRWILENDPAELDLRFIVDEELFGQTHQHELKSGGSEIVVTNKNKRDYIHLVIQWRFVSRVQKQMAAFKEGFFELIPQDLIKIFDENELELLMCGLGDVDVADWKLHTKYKNGYNINHQVIQWFWKAVLMMDSEKRIRLLQFVTGTSRVPMNGFAELYGSNGPQLFTVEQWGTPEKLPRAHTCFNRLDLPPYDSFEDLWDKLLLAIENTQGFDGVD